A single Halarcobacter anaerophilus DNA region contains:
- a CDS encoding response regulator: MKILIIEDDEKIIDFLKRGLEEESYSVDFSKNGEEGLYLASVNDYDLILLDIMLPLIDGIEVCKKLRQANINTPIIMLTAKDSVEDTIRGLDIGANDYLPKPFSFSELLARIRVQLRTNNHQQTKLKIADLELDLLSKSAKRAGNIINLTAKEFALLEYLIKNKNRVLSETVLSSMLNNMDEVNISNVVNVYIYRLRNKIDKPYDKKLIKTVRGMGFRISDE; encoded by the coding sequence ATGAAAATATTAATTATTGAAGATGATGAAAAAATTATTGATTTTTTAAAAAGAGGATTAGAAGAGGAATCTTACAGCGTGGACTTTTCTAAGAACGGTGAAGAGGGACTTTATCTTGCCAGCGTAAATGATTATGATCTTATTTTATTAGATATTATGCTGCCTTTAATTGACGGAATTGAAGTATGTAAAAAATTAAGACAAGCAAATATAAACACTCCTATAATAATGCTTACGGCAAAAGACAGTGTAGAAGATACCATTAGAGGACTTGATATAGGAGCAAACGATTATTTGCCTAAACCTTTCTCTTTTTCCGAACTGCTTGCAAGAATAAGAGTTCAGCTAAGAACAAACAACCACCAGCAGACAAAACTCAAAATTGCCGACTTGGAACTTGATCTGCTTTCAAAAAGCGCAAAACGAGCAGGTAATATTATAAATCTTACGGCTAAAGAGTTTGCTCTTTTAGAGTATTTAATCAAAAACAAAAACAGAGTTCTATCCGAAACCGTTTTAAGTTCAATGCTTAACAATATGGATGAAGTAAATATCAGTAATGTGGTAAACGTGTATATTTACAGACTTAGAAATAAAATAGACAAACCTTATGATAAAAAATTAATTAAAACAGTCAGAGGAATGGGGTTTAGGATAAGCGATGAGTAA
- a CDS encoding sensor histidine kinase, with translation MSKLSIKRKLLVYNILIQTFILIILSLSIYKTLHISTLDKMETSLKVIVLDIVDDLIKHQDEFLSVDFDEEKEYKFKPLYIRLINDKEEIEKSTKFPKDLPISFHEIEKDAIHFEKFESFIVGEIKFSMLNKDFVLQVATDYKILNETMQNLFYILIFIIPIILIFSISGGYFLVYKSFKPVEDILTNLKEINSSTLSRRLSPAQSLDEIGMLTKEINSLLQRLEISFEKINQFSSDASHELKTPLTIIRGEIEIALRKDRTSQEYKKSLQSCLDEVMIIQQTIDDLLFLAKNEDLANNLEDVYIDEVTFEAVKELKPFAKIREIEIKSQIDDVFQIKGFSKLLKIAVKNILKNAITYSYKNSSVLIKNYIENKNYIISIEDKGIGISKKEQKKIFEKFYRTDKSRNKESGGTGLGMAIVEKIIKLHNAKIELISEEKKGTTVKFIFKRKINE, from the coding sequence ATGAGTAAACTAAGTATAAAAAGAAAACTTCTTGTATATAATATTTTAATTCAAACTTTTATTTTAATCATTTTATCCCTTTCCATATACAAAACCCTTCATATTTCAACTTTAGATAAAATGGAAACCTCTTTAAAAGTCATTGTTTTGGATATTGTAGATGATCTTATTAAACATCAAGATGAATTTTTAAGCGTAGATTTTGATGAAGAGAAAGAGTATAAATTTAAACCTCTTTATATCAGATTGATTAACGATAAAGAGGAAATAGAAAAATCTACAAAATTTCCAAAAGATCTGCCCATATCTTTCCATGAAATCGAAAAAGATGCAATCCATTTTGAAAAATTTGAGAGCTTTATTGTAGGTGAAATAAAATTTTCTATGCTAAACAAAGATTTTGTACTTCAAGTTGCAACAGATTATAAAATCTTAAATGAAACTATGCAGAATCTTTTCTATATTTTAATCTTTATAATCCCTATTATTTTAATCTTTTCAATTTCGGGAGGATACTTTCTTGTTTATAAATCTTTTAAACCTGTAGAAGATATTTTAACGAATTTAAAAGAGATAAACTCTTCAACTCTTTCAAGAAGATTATCTCCTGCCCAAAGTTTAGATGAAATAGGTATGTTAACAAAAGAGATAAACTCTCTTCTTCAAAGACTTGAAATATCTTTTGAAAAAATCAATCAGTTTAGTTCCGATGCTTCCCATGAATTAAAAACTCCTCTTACTATAATAAGAGGTGAAATCGAAATAGCCCTTAGAAAAGACAGAACTTCGCAAGAATATAAAAAGAGTCTTCAAAGTTGTTTGGATGAAGTTATGATTATACAGCAAACAATAGATGACCTACTGTTTTTGGCAAAAAATGAGGATTTGGCAAATAATTTAGAAGATGTATATATTGATGAAGTAACTTTTGAAGCGGTAAAAGAGTTAAAACCTTTTGCAAAAATAAGAGAGATTGAAATAAAAAGTCAAATTGACGATGTTTTTCAAATAAAAGGTTTTAGCAAACTTCTGAAAATTGCCGTAAAAAATATACTTAAAAACGCAATTACTTATAGCTATAAAAACTCATCGGTTTTAATAAAAAATTATATCGAAAACAAAAATTACATAATCAGTATAGAAGACAAAGGTATAGGTATCTCAAAAAAAGAGCAAAAAAAGATTTTTGAAAAATTCTATAGAACAGATAAAAGCAGGAACAAAGAATCAGGCGGTACGGGTCTTGGAATGGCAATCGTAGAAAAAATAATAAAACTTCACAATGCAAAAATAGAACTTATAAGCGAAGAGAAAAAAGGTACCACCGTAAAATTTATTTTTAAAAGGAAGATAAATGAATAA